From Lycium ferocissimum isolate CSIRO_LF1 chromosome 12, AGI_CSIRO_Lferr_CH_V1, whole genome shotgun sequence, one genomic window encodes:
- the LOC132040943 gene encoding uncharacterized protein LOC132040943 isoform X1: MELWKIQYISILLLSSVLVLIIFCVSAQISLPSKQDGFWYDNRKDKTESILIEAFFDPVCPDSRDSWPPLKRAVQLYGSRVSLVVHPFPLPYHDNAFITSRALHIINKLNTSATYRLLESFFDHQDEFYNKATFNLPKASVVDKVAKFTSNAIGHSNYTAVKDGFTDPKTDQATRFSFKYGCVKGVYGAPFFFVNGFPLPGAGSPLDYKAWRNILDPLISPAGQLKTDALHFFL, from the exons ATGGAGCTTTGGAAAATTCAGTACATATCCATTCTGTTACTTAGTTCTGTTTTAGTACTAATCATTTTTTGTGTGAGTGCTCAGATTTCACTTCCATCTAAGCAAGATGGATTCTGGTACGATAACAGAAAGGACAAAACAGAATCAATATTAATCGAGGCTTTCTTTGATCCAGTTTGTCCTGACAGTAGAGATTCATGGCCCCCACTTAAACGAGCTGTCCAACTCTATGGTTCTCGTGTCTCTCTCGTTGTTCATCCATTCCCTTTACC TTACCATGACAATGCATTTATCACCTCGCGCGCGTTGCACATTATCAATAAGTTGAATACTTCTGCCACATACAGATTACTGGAGTCTTTCTTTGATCACCAG GATGAGTTTTATAACAAAGCAACTTTCAACTTGCCCAAAGCATCTGTTGTGGATAAAGTTGCAAAATTTACATCCAATGCAATTGGGCATTCGAATTACACTGCGGTAAAGGATGGATTTACCGACCCCAAAACCGATCAAGCGACAAGATTTTCCTTCAAG TATGGCTGTGTGAAAGGCGTATATGGGGCGCCTTTTTTCTTTGTAAACGGGTTTCCTCTGCCTGGTGCTGGCTCACCATTGGACTACAAAGCATGGAGAAATATTCTTGATCCATTGATTTCTCCAGCAGGACAACTGAAGACTGACGCTTTGCATTTCTTCTTGTGA